TCACGAGTGTTATGCTTATAAGTCACGAGTTATAAGCCTATCGAAAATAGATTCTTACTACAAGCCCAACCATGGTTATCTATTTAACCCTTTAAAAACCTAAAACCATAGTTTATACAAAACATGCAGTTTGGATTTAGAAGAGACATACCCTTAATGCCCTCTTCTCCAATCTCCTATCTTCCCTCTTTTCTTtgcaaagatgaaaaaaaaaagttgatgtttgagcaaaaatttgaattttttggttTGAGGATTTCAAATTCCTCACAAGGGTGATAAGAGTTTTTGCTTGCTCTACTGCTTCTTGAACTGCAAAAACTGGtttgtttctctttttatgttcatttttatatcgaagtttatatgatattttgtcTTTATATAGTTAATTGTTACTTGGGGTTTCAAGATTTTGAGATCTGAATGTGGGGTTGTTGAATTTTGGGTATTTAAAGaagaaagattgaatctttttgAGGTTGAGGGGCGAGATAGATTTTGTTTTGGATTTGATTGAAAAggattgtgtgtgtgtgttttttttttgaaatattttgtggGGTTTATATCAAATTGGAGGAGAGTTGAAGTTTTTAGCATCTGGGGTTTTGTTAATATTTGTTAGAAATGACTATGTTGTGGAGTGATGAGGATAAGACTATGGTGGCAGCGGTATTAGGAACAAAAGCTTTTGATTACTTGATGTCTAGTTTAGTTTCTGCTGAATGTTCTTTAATGGCAATGGGGAGTGATGAGAATTTGCAGAATATGCTATCAGATCTTGTGGAACGTCCGAATGCAAGTAATTTTAGTTGGAATTATGCAATTTTTTGGCAGATTTCGCGGTCTAAGTTGGGGGAGTTGGTGTTAGGATGGGGAGATGGTTGTTGTAGGGAAGctagggaaggagaggaatctGAACTTACTAGGATTCTCAATATACGCCTCGCGGATGAGGCTCAACAAAGGATGAGGAAGAGGGTTCTTCAGAAGTTGCATATGTTTTTTGGTGGAACAGATGAAGATAACTATGTGTCTGGATTGGATAAAGTCACTGATACTGAAATGTTCTTTCTTGCTTCAATGTACTTTTCGTTTCCTCGAGGGCAAGGTGGTCCGGGGAAATGTTTTACTGCTGGTAAACATGTGTGGTTATCGGATGTTATGAGGTCGTCTGTAGATTATTGTTCTAGGTCTTTTCTGATGAAGTCTGCTGGTATGCAAACAGTTGTTTTGATCCCAACTGATATAGGGGTTATGGAATTGGGATCTGTACGAACTATACCAGAAAGCTTGGAGCTTGTACATTCAATAAAATCTTGCTTCTCGTCGTTTTTGGCTCAAGTTAGGGCTAAGCAAGCGGCACCTTTAGCAGCAGTTGTAGCTGAGAAAAAGAATGGAAACAATTCTGTGTTTCCCAGCTCTTTTCCTTTTGATCAGTCAAAGGAAAATCCGAAGATCTTTGGGCAGAATTTAGAATCTGGTTCTACCGAGTTTAGGGAAAAACTTGCTCTCAGGAAACCGGTGGATGGGCCACTGGAAATGTATAGAAATGGAAACAGGGCTCCCATCATAAATACACAAAATGGTGTACGCCCCGTATCATGGGCTTCATTTGGTAATGTAAAGCCAGGGAACTCGGTGGATCTCTATAGTCCTCAGGCACCACCAAACAACTTACGAGAGTTTGTCAATGGTGGAAGAGAAGAGCTCCGGTTAAATAGCCTCCagcatcaaaagcctggtggaatGCAAATAGATTTCACCAACTCAAGACCCGTTGTTTCTCCAGTGCCCACTGTTGAATCGGAGCATTCAGATGTTGAAGTTTCATGCAAGGAAAAACATGCAGGACCAGCTGATGAAAGGAGGCCTCGAAAGCGTGGAAGAAAACCAGCCAATGGAAGGGAAGAGCCCCTCAATCATGTAGAAGCTGAGAGGCAACGGAGGGAGAAGCTGAACCAGCGGTTTTATGCATTACGAGCTGTTGTTCCAAATATTTCCAAAATGGACAAAGCTTCCCTCTTAGGAGATGCCATTGCTCACATCACTGACATGCAGAAGAGGATCAGGGACGCGGAATATAAGCTGGAAAAGCGAGGAAGCACCTCTGTGGATGCAGCTGATATCAACATTGAAGCCGCCAGTGATGAAGTCATCGTAAGAGCTAGATGCCCACTGGGAACCCATCCTGTAGCAAAAGTCGTTGAAGCGTTCAAAGAGACACAGGTCAGCGTTGTTGAGTCAAAACTTGCCGTGGGAAATGATACAGTATATCATACATTTGTGGTCAAGTCCAGTGGACCCGAACAGCTAACGAAGGAAAAGCTAATGGCTGCATTTGCTGGTGAATCAAACTCTCTCTAGACATTCTCATCGCTTCGTAGGATAACAAAGGCAGCACTATCATTTTAGTCTACATTCCATATCTTTGTTTCTGCAAAGGTTTTGTTATACAACAGTTCAGTCTAGGAATAGAGAAAATAACTAGCTATTGACAAAGTAGCGGCAATTCTTTCCTATATCTGTTTATAGTATACATGCTTGTCAAAAGAAAGCTGGATGAATCGCTCTGTAAGCTTAAATCTCTTTTGCTTATGctagttttttcatatttttacttGGTGTTGTTACTTGTTGAGTTAATTACTTCTCTAGAATCTTAagtctagtttttttttttgcaagtcTAGCATGAAGCTAATCAAGTATAACATGTTATGTTGCTtcactcttcaaaaatatcgaCAGTTGCATGTCAGATCTTTCAAAAGATaagtgtttttttcttttggagaATTTGAGTGACATTCATGTGCCTAGAGATCTTGAACCTTATATATATCCTTTTTGAGAAATGTTGGTCTTATGATTCTTGATGATATAAAAAGAATGGTACTATTGGAACTTGCTTGAACACGAATAACTTCCTTTGTTTCATTTGTTTAAGTCTGATGGATATTTGTGTGGGGGAAGAATATAGTCGAGATGTTCTATGTACCCCTTACGGGATCCGATGTATTCTCAGTTGTTTAAGTCTTGATAGATATTTGCGTTGGTGAAAAATATAGCCGAGATGTGTGGAAGCTAGTTTTGGCCCCCAccattagaagaagaagaagatttttttttttttttttttttgtaatttaggGTGGAGAAGCAAGTGGCTAATAAATGGTTTCATTAAACATGCCAAAAACATGTGAAAGTGTGGGTGGTGGAagttggaaaaaataaattagagttTTTTCAACGAGGAAAAAGTGATAAAGTAATTTCATAAACGTTTAGAATATGACCATAATTAGTATAGTTTTGGCATTTATAGTCCatctttaattattaaattactaCTGTTTGTGTGcgtttttcaaacttttttattGTGAGTTTTCTTTTAATGACAGATTTAATAGTACCATATGCCGGCTGGTTAAATGTTTTACTAGATTCAGACGTGacatttcaaatttattatctCCTCATCATTCATTTAAGGTCCTTTAACCTAGTAAAACATTTTCCTTTATATCGTACACACCCTTAAGGCTCATTTGGTTAGGAACAAATTATTTCGAGATAAGTTATTCTATCATGTATATGAGATAACTAATTTCATCACTATGACAAAAATGGTGTGacaattaaataattcaatgaCTATATATTTGAAAGAGAGGCATATCTTCTAAAATCTAAATAGCATGCAtgcaataatacaaaaaataataatagaaaaacaaaGAGATTCATGTGAGTTTCTTCTTCTAGTGCTATATTCATTCAGATTCCTAATTGGACATTAGTACAATAGCTATATACCTAATCTAAGAAAGcaacaaaaggaaaataatgTTCTCATTTGATGAGATAGAGAGTGGGGCCATGGCCCATGGGGGTAAGGGCTACTTTGTTCATTGATTAACTATATATTACTAGGAACTATTAAAGGTTTGGTAATtagttttttgtataaatttgtttTCGAGGCGAAGTTTTGAAGTAATGATAAAGTTATCTTTATGTGACCTATAAATCAGAAGTTGTTAGCCACTAAATGAATACATGTGTTAAAGATAGAGTCCTTAAATCACACTCTAGGGTGTATGTTGGTTCAAGCGATGAAATTAATCGTTAATGTTTGTGTTTAGATAATCTGTTCAAATCATATTTCATGAGATGTATCTTTGCCAAGAACGTGGGGTTGATACTTATATGAAAATAGCATGTctaaattatactttttaaaatacaGTTTTTACTCAGAGTTATGTTTAAACATGAAATACTTTATGTATCGGAAGCTGACAATTATGTCTTTCATGCTATTCCAATATGTTAGGTTATCAATCTGTTTTTGCCCATAAAGTTTGTTGAGGTATATCTTAACATATATGGTTAAAAAAatcagaacaaaaaaaataagcatGTGGCAATAAAATTCCTAttttttctaacttaattaatccaattaaaatatctataaaaataattgcTAGACTTTTTTCAacgaaaaatttaatattttttccataGTGACAATGCATTGAGTGATGAAAATTGACTATTCAAGTTTGACAATACACAATTGAGGCCTAGCTATAAATAACTACcataatttcttttcattttttattttttgaggatcaacatcaataaaagtacttgcatattttttttttctaatttttaaatttacatCCAATAGTAATTTTGCCCAAAGCAATAGATTTAGAGATCATGATCTAAATTAATCATCAAAGGAATTTTTCTTATGTCAATAGGAATTTGAACGAAttgatttgtttgttttgtatCAACGTAGATTTAATTTGGTTGAATATTGTTCTtaagaatatgtttttatttctcACACAGAAATATTAagtataatttaaattcaaaagttagttaaaatatttagaataatTCAAACCACATTAAAAAGGTCACTCATTTATATAGGAATGATACATGTTAGGACTCTTCATGCATGTATTAGACTAAATCGGATTTCACGTTAAAGTCTCACGCTAAATTCgctttttataaaagtaaattttatatttaaagctcaaatttaaaatctatatttaaagatgaatgaatatttattATCGCATCATTACTCTAGTTACTAtatcaaaaatgatattttgcTATAATTAACAAATGACAATAGTTTAATtgtcattaaaatatatttttagcagTAACTAACGATCTTTGTATTGACCCTGAAACTATTAGATCTAATGACAATcaattaatattgataaaaattatatcagTATATTTTTaccgctaaaaattatttttattttggtgaGTTGGTTATGAAGTTGTACCCCTATTTCGTGTAGAACGTTTTACATccaatgattatatatatatatatatatctgtctACACACTTCTATTGACTGATGTGATAACTCAACTCCACCACCAAATCAATCCCTTATAATTAGCCTTTTGTTGGTTAAATATTATCCCACTTGTTtcattcttatattatattatataataattaaataattcattgCTTTTGGGGTTCAAAACGACACTATCCAacgaattaatttttttgcaaaaattatttactaacaataatataatattattgatatattatatttgctgataataagtaatataatataaatatttatgattcgCATTTTATATAAACAAcggtaaaaaatattaatcgaATTTTGCATTTCCAAGACGAGAGAACAATTCTATTTCTAAGTTTAGGAAGGCACATATAATGCCATATTTCCTATTAAATAACCTACAATTGCACGGTTAGGTAGAATAGTAAGTGTTTGTTTATtctaaattagatattttaatttgaggTTTGTGGAATCAAGAGTTTTTATATCTATACTTTTTGATGTGCGAGACTTTTCAatgtaaattcaaatttgatgAGACTTCAATTACCATGATAGAAACTGCTTATGTATGATTTGATTACATATGAATCATGAATTgtttgaatatattaattaagaagAAATTGAAAGTCAAATATGTATGGTGGTGATGAGATATAAGTGTGAGGTAGTTGAGAAGTTAGTTAAGTCACAAAATAATCAAGGTTAGTATAGAccttttgtattgtttgttgtgaGTAATTTCTTTCACTTAGTTAGATTGTTAGAAGCTAGATTCTATAAATAGTATTTTGCAGCATTGGAATAGTTAGTCTTTGAGCTCAAACAATGAGAGATTCTCTCCTTCTTTCTTAGCTTCTTGTTAATGGAGTTTTGGGTTACTTTCATCTATTGATTTTTtgttcatggtatcagagccacaCACAGTGATTACTGTGATGGACGATTTCAATTGAGAATCATATAATCAAGTCACAGAT
This DNA window, taken from Solanum lycopersicum chromosome 5, SLM_r2.1, encodes the following:
- the LOC101247327 gene encoding transcription factor MTB2; translated protein: MTMLWSDEDKTMVAAVLGTKAFDYLMSSLVSAECSLMAMGSDENLQNMLSDLVERPNASNFSWNYAIFWQISRSKLGELVLGWGDGCCREAREGEESELTRILNIRLADEAQQRMRKRVLQKLHMFFGGTDEDNYVSGLDKVTDTEMFFLASMYFSFPRGQGGPGKCFTAGKHVWLSDVMRSSVDYCSRSFLMKSAGMQTVVLIPTDIGVMELGSVRTIPESLELVHSIKSCFSSFLAQVRAKQAAPLAAVVAEKKNGNNSVFPSSFPFDQSKENPKIFGQNLESGSTEFREKLALRKPVDGPLEMYRNGNRAPIINTQNGVRPVSWASFGNVKPGNSVDLYSPQAPPNNLREFVNGGREELRLNSLQHQKPGGMQIDFTNSRPVVSPVPTVESEHSDVEVSCKEKHAGPADERRPRKRGRKPANGREEPLNHVEAERQRREKLNQRFYALRAVVPNISKMDKASLLGDAIAHITDMQKRIRDAEYKLEKRGSTSVDAADINIEAASDEVIVRARCPLGTHPVAKVVEAFKETQVSVVESKLAVGNDTVYHTFVVKSSGPEQLTKEKLMAAFAGESNSL